GCCCTTGGTGTGCTGACACCATTCGACAATATTGTAGATGAGTAATTGCCTAATGCCAGTTACATGCCAGTGGCATTATCAAGTGTTTTCACTACTTAGCGTGAACGCGGCAAGAGAGAACTGTATGGAATTCCTCTCAGGGAACACTATGACGTGGGTAAAGCGTTGTCATCATGAGGTTTCCTGGCCGGCGAAATATGTACACGTAAGAGCCTGAGGTATTCCTCAAACTTACGTTCAAGCGAAACTACACTGCGGCTGGCGCTACTCGAAACACCAGTTGGTATCTTAGCGGAGTGGGAGCATGACCACGTTGCGAGTCATTTTTTATTCATATGCCACCTGAGAAGTCAACCAAAAATTTTCCGATAGAGGTGTCAGTAATCGTCCCTTGCCGAAACGAGGAGGATACGATCGCCGATTGCGTGAGCTCGATCCTTCAGCAAGAACCGGTGGGGGATGGAATGGAGTTGATCGTCGCAGACGGCCTCTCAACGGACAACACGCGCAATGTCCTGTGGGATATCGCGCACCACGATCCCCGTGTTCGAGTCATCGAGAATCCAGGGCGTATAGTGTCGAGTGGATTGAACGCCGCTCTGGAGACAGCTCGTGGTGCGATCATCATACGCATGGATGCCCACACGCTCTATGCTCCTGACTATATCAGGCAATGCATCGCTGCGCTTCGGGAAACGGGCGCCGAGAACGTCGGAGGTCCGGCGCTGACGAGCGGAGAAGGTTATTTCCAGACGGCCATTTCGGCCGCTTATCACTCACCGTTCGCCGTGGGTGGTGCACGATTTCACAATCCCGATTACGAAGGTTTTGTCGATACCGTTCCCTACGGATGCTGGCCACGCAGGGTTTTCTCGGAGATCGGTCTCTTTGATGAAGAGTTGGTCCGCAATCAGGACGATGAGTTTAATCTTCGGCTCATACGTTCGGGCGGCAAAATCTGGCAATCACCACGCATCAAGAGCTGGTACCGACCGCGAGGATCACTTCGGGATCTGTTTCGACAGTACTGCCAGTATGGATACTGGAAAGTCCGCGTCATCCAAAAGCATCGACTTCCGGCCTCTATCCGGCATGTGATTCCTGGTCTGTCTCTATTGTCCTTGGCGGGGTTGTTTCTTCTCTCCTTGTGGTGGCGTCCCGCAATCTGGGTCTTGGCCACCGTGGTCGCCCTCTATGCCGCCGGCATACTCGGAGCGTCCCTCGTCACGGCTGCTAAGCGCGGCTGGAAACTCCTTCCTGTTCTCCCCGTAGTGTTCGCTACCTACCATGTGAGTTACGGGCTTGGCTTCCTGCGCGGTCTGTGGGATTTCGTAGTCATTCGCAGGGGACCGCAACAATCATTGTCCACACTGTCGCGGGGCCCCGCAGCACGGTAAGTACAGTCCGATACCTAGAGGATGTGGGCAGATGAGTCCTACTTTTGAAAAAATCCACCTGCCGTTTCCAGACTGGGGAAAAATCCTGAACACGTTCGAAGACCGGACGATCTTTCAGTCGCCGGCTTGGCTCGCATTCGTCACCAAGACGCAGAGGGCCGAACCTATTTTTGCCTGCCTCCGTGACGGAACCCGGACGTTGGGCTACTTCAGTGGACTGATCGTGAAACGGTTCGGCCTCAAGATTCTCGGCAGCCCGCTGCCGGGTTGGACGACTTCATACATGGGCATGAATCTCCTGCCGGGCGTCTCGCGGCGTTCCGCACTGGAAGCCCTCCAGCGATTGGCGTTCGAGCGTTTGGGGTGCGTCCACATCGAAATGATGGATCGCAACCTGCGGGTCCAGGATGCCGACGGACTCGACTTTGAGTATCGAGAGTTCGGAGGGTTTGAAATCGACCTGACTCAGACCCTCGAACAGCTCTTCTCCAATATGGCGCCTGCCTGCCGGCGCTGTATCCGGCGAGCGGAAAAGAGCGGGGTCACCATCGAGGAGGCGCAGGATGCTGCCTTTGCCGGGGAGTATTATGCGCAGCTTCAAGAGGTGTTCCAAAAACGATCGTTAGTGCCGACATATGGTGTGGAACGGGTACGGGAATTGATCACCTGCTTGTCGGACACGGGCCAGTTGCTTCTCTTGCGCGCACGTGATCCTCAAGGTCGATGCATCGCCACTGGGATTTTCCCGGCAATGAACACCACCATGTACTTCTGGGGAGGGGCCAGTTGGAGGGAATCGTTGGGCTCTCGACCGAATGAAGCGATTCAATGGTACGCCATGCAGTATTGGAAGGCGAGAGGCATCCGGCGGTATGACATGGGAGGTGGTGGTGAATACAAACGGAAGTTTGGAGGCCGTGAGATCATGGTACCCTGGTTGCGTAAATCAAAGTATCCGGGATTGGCGTCCCTTCGCAACTTGACAAAACAGGTGGTTGGTTGGCGCCAGCGGATTGCCGGTCGGGTGGAGACCATCGCGGATCGACCCCGTTCATCAGCCGAATGGCCTGGATCGGCAGAGACTCAGGAGGATCCAGAAGTCCTCATGACCTTACCGGACAGTCACCGAAGGTTGTGTCATCGGGCTTTGTGCGAGGGTTCCCGTGATCCAAACATATTACATAAGGAGCGCATCATGACGTCGATCGTGCGCATTGTTGCTGTCGCGGCGGTATTCGTTACCGTACTTACGCTCCAAACATCGGGCGCTCAGGCGACACCTATCCTCTTGCCGGCAGTCAAGGCGGTCAATCCAGCGGCTGTGTTGCCCTTTGGGGCGACTACTCACAAAGCAACCTGGAACTGGTGGCCGAACTGGCAACAATTCCGTCAATACTGGAGCCAACGGACGAACTGGAGCTACGACACAAGAAGCGTTGCCCTGCCGGGGACGATCTTGCTCTTCGGCGCCGGCTTCGCCGGCTTGATCGGCTGGCGAAGCCGACATACTCGCCGCCGCAAATCGGTCGCGTATCGGCAGCAAGGGGTAACACCAGGCCGTCCGGCTCTGACTCCACCACCGGACGGCTCCCCCCTCTCCTGACGCACCCAACTATGGCGTTACCGTTTCTTATTCACCGATCATCACAATGAACGTGTCGAAATACTTCGGGCATGAAACCTGGGGTGGGATTCCTCCGCGGCGGTTCTGGCATGGTCGGGAATGGCCATTTCGGTGGCCCATCGTCACGGCGGCCATCGGCCTCGCGTGGACCATCGTTCTATATGTGTGTTGGCCGACGGTTCAAACCCTGATTGATGCCTGGACAGCATCGAGGACATTTACGCATGGCTTCTTGATATTGCCCGCCACGATCTATCTTCTCTGGGTGTATCGTGAACGTCTGATAGGGATTTTGCCGGCTCGCAGCGCGCTCGGGGCAAGCATTTTTACCCTCCTGGCCTGGAGCTGGTGGGAGGGATACATCAATGAAGATGTGTTTTGGCAGCAGGTTTCCCTGGTCGCCATGCTCCCGGCGCTCCTCTGGACCCTGTGCGGCACCGCTATCTTTCGCATTCTGTGTTTCCCTCTTGGACTGTTGGTCTTTGCCTTGCCGATAGGGACAGCGGTCGAGGGATGGTTACAGGACTTCACGACCGCGTTTCTGGAGGTGACGTTGAATGCCGTTGGAGTTCCCTTACTCCGCGAGGGGTACTTCATCAGCATCCCTTCGGGCCGGTGGGAGGTGGCAACGGATTGCGCCGGGCTGCGATATGTGATCCCGGGACTTGCATTGGGGTACATGTATGCGGCGATGGTGTATCGCCAGGCGCTGCGGCGTGTGGCGTTCCTCATTCTGTGCGGCGTGCTCTTGATTCTGGCCAACGGAGTCAGGGCCTTCAGCATCATTTTCTTCGACTTTGTGGGACTGGCTGAAGGCACGGATCACCGGGTGTTCAGCTATCTCGTGTATGGGATCACAATCGTGTTTCTGGGGTGGATAGGGACGATCTGGGCTGAGGAGGCAACGGAGGATACGATTGCCGGAGGATCGTCCCAGGTTGATTCAGCGTGAATTGTTCGCAGGGATCGAAACAAAAGTGGTTCCTAT
This is a stretch of genomic DNA from Nitrospira sp.. It encodes these proteins:
- the xrt gene encoding exosortase: MNVSKYFGHETWGGIPPRRFWHGREWPFRWPIVTAAIGLAWTIVLYVCWPTVQTLIDAWTASRTFTHGFLILPATIYLLWVYRERLIGILPARSALGASIFTLLAWSWWEGYINEDVFWQQVSLVAMLPALLWTLCGTAIFRILCFPLGLLVFALPIGTAVEGWLQDFTTAFLEVTLNAVGVPLLREGYFISIPSGRWEVATDCAGLRYVIPGLALGYMYAAMVYRQALRRVAFLILCGVLLILANGVRAFSIIFFDFVGLAEGTDHRVFSYLVYGITIVFLGWIGTIWAEEATEDTIAGGSSQVDSA
- a CDS encoding GNAT family N-acetyltransferase; protein product: MSPTFEKIHLPFPDWGKILNTFEDRTIFQSPAWLAFVTKTQRAEPIFACLRDGTRTLGYFSGLIVKRFGLKILGSPLPGWTTSYMGMNLLPGVSRRSALEALQRLAFERLGCVHIEMMDRNLRVQDADGLDFEYREFGGFEIDLTQTLEQLFSNMAPACRRCIRRAEKSGVTIEEAQDAAFAGEYYAQLQEVFQKRSLVPTYGVERVRELITCLSDTGQLLLLRARDPQGRCIATGIFPAMNTTMYFWGGASWRESLGSRPNEAIQWYAMQYWKARGIRRYDMGGGGEYKRKFGGREIMVPWLRKSKYPGLASLRNLTKQVVGWRQRIAGRVETIADRPRSSAEWPGSAETQEDPEVLMTLPDSHRRLCHRALCEGSRDPNILHKERIMTSIVRIVAVAAVFVTVLTLQTSGAQATPILLPAVKAVNPAAVLPFGATTHKATWNWWPNWQQFRQYWSQRTNWSYDTRSVALPGTILLFGAGFAGLIGWRSRHTRRRKSVAYRQQGVTPGRPALTPPPDGSPLS
- a CDS encoding glycosyltransferase family 2 protein, with translation MPPEKSTKNFPIEVSVIVPCRNEEDTIADCVSSILQQEPVGDGMELIVADGLSTDNTRNVLWDIAHHDPRVRVIENPGRIVSSGLNAALETARGAIIIRMDAHTLYAPDYIRQCIAALRETGAENVGGPALTSGEGYFQTAISAAYHSPFAVGGARFHNPDYEGFVDTVPYGCWPRRVFSEIGLFDEELVRNQDDEFNLRLIRSGGKIWQSPRIKSWYRPRGSLRDLFRQYCQYGYWKVRVIQKHRLPASIRHVIPGLSLLSLAGLFLLSLWWRPAIWVLATVVALYAAGILGASLVTAAKRGWKLLPVLPVVFATYHVSYGLGFLRGLWDFVVIRRGPQQSLSTLSRGPAAR